CTCCGCTGACCCACACACCTCCCACGAAGCCATCGCGCCATGACCAAGTAGAAGCCACCACCACACCACTGGTCTCACCGACCGAAGACACGAGCAGGGCAGACAGCACACCTCGACGACGTCTTCAAGAAGAGCGCGGCACCCGAGTGCGTCGCCGTCGCCGGCCCCGGCCAGAAGCCCGAGGCAGAGCTTTCGCCCGGCGCTGCCACACCGTGTGCCGAGCCCAAGCCCGGCCGGACCACCAAACAGCCTCTCGCCGCAACGAAGCAGCCAGATCCGGAGAACCCAGGGCCGGCCAGAGCCAGCCACGCACGCCTGGAGCTGCCGCCCCCCGCCATCCGCCGGATCCACAGCACCAGGAGCTGCCGGAGCACCACCAAGACGCCGCCGGGCCGAGCACCACCATCCCGCGGGGACCGTGGCACCGCACATCGCCACACCAGGTCCGCGCCCACTCATCGCCGGAGCCGCGCCAGCCCACGCCGGAGCGAGCCCGTCGAGCAGCACCCGACTGAGCACCAAGTCCGGCCGAGCCGAGCAGCATCACCACCCGGAGCAGCGGAGCAGCGCCGCCCCCGCTGTCGAGAACGGCGACCGAGgggtcccgccgccgccgcgccgccagggCTTTGCCCGGGGACGCCTTCGGCGGcggcgagaggagagggaggcgcagtggGACCTGCTCGAGCCCACAGGGGCACCCCGGTGCAGCCCGGCGCGGCCGCACGGGAGCGGGACAGGAAGAGGGGGAGGGCCGGACTCGAACTCCTCCGCGGGGAGAGGGCCGGCGAAGACGGCGCCGGGCTTCGGGATAGATGGAGAGAGGACGCCGGAAGGGTCCCGGATCTGTGCTTGgctgggcctgaggtggccggagggaGGAgatcaggtggcggcggcggcgcctgcaCCTGCGCGAGCGCGAGCGCGAGACCTTCTCCCAGTGTCCAAGTTAAGTTGTCATACTGGTCAGGGACGACAGACCATCTAAGCACAACACTGAATCTATTCCTGAATGTATCATTTTTGCTCACCATTGTGTAGACTCATGAGTTTTCAGCTCATCTATAATTTGCCCCGAAGATCTTGTTTTGATCTGAATCAGTTAATAGAAGAATAGAGTGATATCTTACTAGAAccaaagttcatgcccacaagaccGACACGCTCTGGTGTGACATATGCTAGCAATTTTTGTACTTCCTTCATATCTTCTTGGTAACATTTTTTTACCACAAATTATCAAGTTGTCGAACTTCATATGGAGCACAAATATATGGTTCGGATCCATTAGTCTTACATACCTTTATTGCACAAACTTGTGCACATGTTTTCTATGATCTGAAGCTGATGATTTAGTAAACATCCCTTCGGTTATTTAGGATTTGCCTTGAAATCCATCAGTAATTTATGGAATTTAGCTGTCAATTATAGTCAAAACTGAACTGCAATTAGTTGCACTTGCTTTTTTTCTCGGTTCTCCTTCTTTTATATATAATTTCAGAGTTACAGTTAGATGCACAATCCATTTCAACATGTACTCAATAAAATTAATTTATTTCCCTTCCTTAGCGAAAAGAAAAAGTTGGAGTGGAGAAAGTAAAAGGAATTCAAATGTACATCTACATTAAGCAGCCTACAAATTAGTTCGTAGGTCGTAAATTTCATTTAAGACTCTGCTAGGTTTCTCCTCTATTTATGATAAATATATTTGGTCATTGAGATTCTATTTGCACTAGAATGGAGTTAATTCTACACTGAAGTTTAGATTCCTTAGTTCTAGATTCCACTTGTTTggaactaaaggctttgttgttgttgttgttgttgttgttgtagttctAGATTCCAGTTTTGGTTCTCACCCCAGATTTTTTTATATGGATAGAACTATGGCAAGAGATCTTGATGTGT
This portion of the Triticum dicoccoides isolate Atlit2015 ecotype Zavitan chromosome 7A, WEW_v2.0, whole genome shotgun sequence genome encodes:
- the LOC119333208 gene encoding basic proline-rich protein-like, whose protein sequence is MLWATTGVFVGHGCEAHYATLKKPPPHHWSHRPKTRAGQTAHLDDVFKKSAAPECVAVAGPGQKPEAELSPGAATPCAEPKPGRTTKQPLAATKQPDPENPGPARASHARLELPPPAIRRIHSTRSCRSTTKTPPGRAPPSRGDRGTAHRHTRSAPTHRRSRASPRRSEPVEQHPTEHQVRPSRAASPPGAAEQRRPRCRERRPRGPAAAAPPGLCPGTPSAAARGEGGAVGPARAHRGTPVQPGAAARERDRKRGRAGLELLRGERAGEDGAGLRDRWREDAGRVPDLCLAGPEVAGGRRSGGGGGACTCASASARPSPSVQNYGKRS